The following are from one region of the Nicotiana tabacum cultivar K326 chromosome 3, ASM71507v2, whole genome shotgun sequence genome:
- the LOC142176626 gene encoding uncharacterized protein LOC142176626 → MKSYLEAYDLREVVMEDKLIQPLPANPTIAQIKTHLDEKTKKYKAKIIIQNSVADLIFSKIIACETAKEAWETLKHEYQGSERGRQNQILNLKRDFESLRMQDDETIAKYSDRISLIFNKIRLLGEDFKDNRIVEKILVIIPERFESKISALKESKDLSTIFVAELISALQAQEQRRAFRQDKITESIFYAKHQKEKVDYPYCKYCKKKTHLEKFCWWRPDALCGNCKQKGLVTKVCKFKDAHAQALIAEEGIEDDLL, encoded by the coding sequence ATGAAATCTTATCTTGAAGCTTATGATCTAAGGGAAGTTGTAATGGAAGACAAACTTATACAACCACTTCCTGCAAATCCTACCATTGCCCAAATCAAAACTCATTTAGATGAGAAAACCAAAAAATACAAAGCCAAAATTATAATTCAAAATTCAGTTGCAGATTTAATCTTCTCTAAAATCATTGCATGTGAGACAGCAAAAGAAGCTTGGGAAACACTCAAACATGAGTATCAAGGAAGTGAACGAGGCAGACAAAAtcagattttaaatttgaaaagagatttTGAATCTCTTAGAATGCAAGATGATGAGACCATCGCTAAGTATTCTGACCGAATTTCtttaattttcaataaaatcaGGTTGCTTGGCGAGGATTTCAAAGACAACAGGATAGTTGAAAAAATTCTTGTGATAATTCCCGAGAGATTTGAATCCAAAATTTCCGCTCTGAAAGAGTCTAAAGATCTCTCTACTATCTTTGTTGCAGAATTAATAAGTGCTCTTCAAGCACAAGAGCAAAGAAGGGCATTCAGACAAGATAAAATTACTGAGAGTATTTTTTATGCGaaacaccaaaaagaaaaagtcgATTATCCTTAttgcaaatattgcaaaaagaaaacacacttagaaaaattttgTTGGTGGAGACCTGATGCATTATGTGGAAATTGCAAGCAAAAAGGTCTTGTTACAAAAGTGTGCAAGTTCAAAGATGCTCATGCACAAGCACTAATAGCAGAAGAAGGAATTGAGGATGACCTTCTTTAG